Sequence from the Bacteroidota bacterium genome:
GAATTAAATTTAGCGAAAACAGACTTAGCGTTAGAAAAGTCCGAGACCGTTATTTTCCCGAAGAACAGATGAGCTGGAGATATACCGAGTTCGTGAATAAATTCGAATGCGATGATAACCTCTGTAAAAATTTTATCAATGAGCTGAGCAGCTTCTAAATCGAGTGGTCGGTTTACGGCTACAATCCCGCCAAATGCCGATTTCGTATCTGTAGCAAATGCTTTTTCATACGCTTCTGCTAAAGTTTTTCCAGAGCTAACGCCGCAGGGATTTGTATGTTTTATAATGACCACCGTTGGTTCATCGAATTCTTCAACCAACTCAATCGCCGCCTGAATATCCACAAGATTGTTGTATGAAAGCTCCTTGCCTTGAAGTTTTTCAAAGAATTTATAGAAATCACCATATACTGCTGCCTTTTGATGTGGGTTTTCACCGTATCGCAACTCATCCGTCTTTGGATACGAGATCGCGAATGTTTCTGGAAAAGAGGAAGGGGCGATATTCTCCTCCACCTTAGCAAGGTATCCCGAGATCGCTGTATCGTATTCTGCTGTGTGTTGAAATACCTTTTTTGCTAAAGCGAAACGGGTTTCTTCTGAGATTGCACCGTTGTTCTTTTCAAACTCAGAGGCGATACTTCCATAGCTCGATGGGCTGCTTACGACAACTTTATATTTATAATTCTTTGCTGCCGCTCTGAGCATTGATGGACCACCAATGTCAATTTGCTCGATTGCTTCATCAAGCAATACACT
This genomic interval carries:
- the purH gene encoding bifunctional phosphoribosylaminoimidazolecarboxamide formyltransferase/IMP cyclohydrolase, with the protein product MKNPIIIKKVLISVSDKTGIVEFAKQLMRFGVEIISTGGTLKTLQDAGINAKSISDITGFPEILDGRVKTLHPKIHAGLLAVVDNPQHQQQLKELDITPIDMVVINLYPFEQTIKKESVLLDEAIEQIDIGGPSMLRAAAKNYKYKVVVSSPSSYGSIASEFEKNNGAISEETRFALAKKVFQHTAEYDTAISGYLAKVEENIAPSSFPETFAISYPKTDELRYGENPHQKAAVYGDFYKFFEKLQGKELSYNNLVDIQAAIELVEEFDEPTVVIIKHTNPCGVSSGKTLAEAYEKAFATDTKSAFGGIVAVNRPLDLEAAQLIDKIFTEVIIAFEFIHELGISPAHLFFGKITVSDFSNAKSVFAKFNS